CACGCACGTTAGTGCGGTCAATGCGGCGCAGCGACTGCAGAACCTTCACTTTCTCATCGCGGATGTGGTCCGCGGTCAAATCAGACGGTGGTGACATGGCAATCATGCACAGGATCTGCAGCAGGTGGTTTTGGATCATGTCGCGCATCTGCCCGGCCTGATCGAAGTAACCCCAGCGGCCTTCAATCCCCACTTCTTCGGCCACGGTGATTTCTACATGATCGATAGTGCGGTTGTCCCAGTTGTTCGCGAACAAGGAGTTGGCAAAACGCAGCGCCAGCAGGTTAAGAACGGTTTCTTTACCCAGGTAGTGGTCGATACGGTAAACCTGGCACTCTTCAAAGAACTCGCCCACCTGATCGTTGATCTGCTGGGAGGTTTCGAGAGAAGTCCCCAGCGGCTTTTCCATGACGACCCGAGCAGGTTTGGCGTTAAGCTTCGCTTTACCTAACCCTTTGCAGATAGCGCCAAAGGTGCTTGGCGGCATGGCGAAATAGTTGATAGTGACCCGGTTCTGCTGGTCGAGCATTTTGCCAAGCTTAGTAAAAGCAGAGGTGTCGTTGACGTCCAGGTTACAGAAATCCAGACGACCGCTCAGTTTGTCCCACAGGCTCTCGTCAATCTTCTCTTTCATGAAGGTTTCGAGGGCTTCGCGTACAACTTTGGTGTATGCCTCTTTATCCCACTCTGCGCGGCCAACACCCAGAATACGGGTCTCCGGGTGGATTTGACCTGCTTTTTCCAGCTGATACAGGGATGGCAACAGTTTCCGGCGCGCCAGGTCGCCTTTTGCACCGAAAATGACCAGATCGCACGCCTGGGCTGTTTGCGTTACCGCCATGTTTGTCTCCTCGTTTCGGATATCCCGGCTTTTACCGGCCCTCTGGGGCGCGGATAGCATTAAGCCAGGCACGTCTTGTAATTTTATTACGCTGCAATGTACTGCTTTTGCTGAATTGAGGACAACCGTTAACCCCGGTTTGACCGCCTCAATTGCTAACTTTTCCCACAATGCCGCACTAAAGCGTCATTTAATGGCGTTTTTTTGTGCGATGTAACCGTTGCCAAAGTTAGACACCGATCATGTAATGAAAAAAAACAACAACATTACTCCGGCGACTCGCCCTATCACATTTTAGCAAGAGTATATTCTTGCTAAATCGGCCCACGATTTCTTCTTTTGCTGAAATCGCTAAAACCCATGAGTGCCCGCCTTTATGAATATGCTGGAAAAAATCCAGTTACAGCTGGAACACCTTAGCAAATCGGAACGCAAAGTCGCAGAAGTGATTCTTGCTACACCTCAGGACGCCATTCACTCCAGTATAGCGACGCTTGCCCGCAGCGCTGACGTCAGCGAGCCCACCGTGAACCGCTTCTGCCGTCGCCTGGAAACCAAGGGCTTCCCTGATTTTAAACTGCACTTAGCTCAGAGTCTGGCGAATGGCACACCTTATGTAAACCGGAATGTTGATGAAGATGATAGCGTCGAGTCCTATACCGGTAAGATATTTGAGTCCGCCATGGCGAGCCTTGACCGGGTTCGTCAGTCGCTGGATATGTCTGCGGTTAACCGGGCCGTCGATTTGCTTACCCAGGCAAAGAAAATTGCCTTCTTTGGTCTCGGGTCATCAGCCGCCGTCGCCCACGACGCCACCAATAAATTCTTCCGCTTCAATGTCCCGGTGATTTACTCCGATGACGTCGTTATGCAACGTATGAGCTGTATGAATTGTACCGAGCAAGATGTGGTGGTGCTTATCTCTCACACCGGTCGAACTAAAAACCTGGTTGAGTTGGCTCAGCTAGCCCGTGAAAACGATGCCATTGTGCTCGCCATCACATCGGAAGGCAGTCCGCTTGCCCGTGAAGCGACGCTTTCACTGCTGCTGGATGTACCAGAAGATACTGATATTTATATGCCAATGGTGTCTCGACTGGCGCAGCTTACCGTCATTGACGTACTGGCGACGGGCTTTACTTTGCGCAGAGGGGCAAAATTCAGGGATAACTTGAAGCGAGTCAAGGAAGCGCTCAAAGAATCGCGCTTTGATAAAGAACGTCTTCTCTCAGGCGATGAACGTTAATTTTTGATAACAAAGTTGTAACTTATTAGTCTGTTCGGTTACGTTGTCATGGGTGTTCACAGCACGCCCTGACCTACCGAGTTTTTGTTCACGCAACACCAAGTTGTTTCAGTCAACGGAGTAATACATGTCCAGACGGCTACGTAGAACCAAAATCGTTACCACCTTAGGCCCGGCTACCGACCGCGATAATAATTTAGAAAAAATTATTGCCGCCGGCGCTAACGTGGTACGAATGAACTTCTCCC
This Klebsiella michiganensis DNA region includes the following protein-coding sequences:
- a CDS encoding glucose-6-phosphate dehydrogenase (catalyzes the formation of D-glucono-1,5-lactone 6-phosphate from D-glucose 6-phosphate); protein product: MAVTQTAQACDLVIFGAKGDLARRKLLPSLYQLEKAGQIHPETRILGVGRAEWDKEAYTKVVREALETFMKEKIDESLWDKLSGRLDFCNLDVNDTSAFTKLGKMLDQQNRVTINYFAMPPSTFGAICKGLGKAKLNAKPARVVMEKPLGTSLETSQQINDQVGEFFEECQVYRIDHYLGKETVLNLLALRFANSLFANNWDNRTIDHVEITVAEEVGIEGRWGYFDQAGQMRDMIQNHLLQILCMIAMSPPSDLTADHIRDEKVKVLQSLRRIDRTNVRVKTVRGQYTAGFAQGKKVPGYLEEEGANKSSATETFVAIRVDIDNWRWAGVPFYLRTGKRLPTKCSEVVVYFKNPALNLFKDSWQELPQNKLTIRLQPDEGVDIQILNKVPGLEHKHNLQTTKLDLSYSETFNESHLADAYERLLLETMRGIQALFVRRDEVEEAWKWVDSITEAWAADNDAPKPYQAGTWGPVASVAMITRDGHSWNEFE
- a CDS encoding transcriptional regulator (Represses the expression of the zwf, eda, glp and gap), with translation MNMLEKIQLQLEHLSKSERKVAEVILATPQDAIHSSIATLARSADVSEPTVNRFCRRLETKGFPDFKLHLAQSLANGTPYVNRNVDEDDSVESYTGKIFESAMASLDRVRQSLDMSAVNRAVDLLTQAKKIAFFGLGSSAAVAHDATNKFFRFNVPVIYSDDVVMQRMSCMNCTEQDVVVLISHTGRTKNLVELAQLARENDAIVLAITSEGSPLAREATLSLLLDVPEDTDIYMPMVSRLAQLTVIDVLATGFTLRRGAKFRDNLKRVKEALKESRFDKERLLSGDER